CGAAGCGGGAAAACAAAAAGCCCGCCGCTAAAAGCAAGCCAGCAGCGAAGAAAAAAACCACGACAACCCGCCAGAAGGCGGCGTCATAACCGAACGTGCCCCCGCGCACCCAGGCGGCACGGCAGGCGAAAACAGGCAACGCCGCGTCTTCGTCCTGTCGTCCACCGCCTGACTTTTACGGAGTAGAGATCATGAGTCTGGTTGCTACTGAGCCAGTACGGCCACCATCCGATCCGGTTCCTGATGATGGCGGCGCGAAAGTTGAAAGCCTGCCATTCTGGCCGGTCATTTCGCTGGCCGAGCTGCGCCGCGCGATGCGTCTTGATGGGCAGGTAACAACCGATCGCCTGATGTCGCGAACCGTGGAAGCGGTGGCCCACGTTAATGATCAGCTTTTCCTGTGGCGCCAGGTGCAGATTGATGCGGGCTATGAGTCATTGGCCGAAATCCCGGCCAGCCCGGTGAATGGCACTTCCGTGAAGGTATGGCGGTATAAAAACGCCGTGTTTTCACTCACAAAGACGCTGTTGATTGAGGGCTACCGCGATATCGACACCACCAGTAAGGGCGAAGACCATGCGGCGGCATTGAGCACGCAGATCGATACGCTATGGCGGGATGTGCGCTGGTCAATCCGCGATATTCAGGACGAAAGCCGGGGCCTGGCGGAGTTGGTGTAATGAACGTGCGGGCGCAGCAGAACGACACGATCGACCTGCTTTGCTGGCGTTATTACGGCAGAACAGCAGGTGTTACCGAGGCGGTGATCGATGCCAATAAAGGCATTTCCGCCGCCACTGAGTTAAAGGCCGGGCAGGTTGTTTACCTGCCAGAGATCCAGCCGCCAGCCCAGCGCGAAACCGTGCAGCTATGGGATTAAGGGGGAGGGTATGCACGACACACCACCGGGACTATTCGAACAAACAATGAAATGGATCGCCACTTATCTGCCAACGCTTTACGCAGCAGGCGCGGCGCTGAGTATTTCGGCGCTAATGAGTATCTACGATGGGCAGTCAATCGTTAAAACTGCCACCGGTTCACTGGTCTGCGGGATTGTCACACTTGCGGTAGCTGGTTCGCTTGAGTATTTCGGTTTGCCATCAAACGCAGCAATTTTCGTCGGTGCCTCAATCGGATTAATGGGTGCTGACAAAGTACGCAGCAAAGTTAGCGGGCTATTTGACGCACGATTTGGAGGGCCAAAAAGTGGAAATGAGTAATAACGGCATTAACATGCTGAAAGGTTTTGAAGGGTGCGAGTTGACCGCTTATCAGGATTCTGTAGGCGTCTGGACGATCGGTTATGGTTGGACTCAACCCGTAAACGGCGTGCCGGTTGGCAAGGGAATGACAATTACCCAGGATATTGCCGATAACCTGTTGCGTAGCGGTCTGGTGCAGTATGAAAAAGGCGTTACGGGACTGGTGAAGGTAACCATTAATCAAAACCAGTTCGATGCTTTAACCGACTTCGCCTACAACCTGGGCGTAAAATCTCTGGAAAGTTCAACGTTGCTGAAAAAGCTTAATGCTGGCGATTTTTCCGGGGCTGCTGCTGAGTTTCCAAAGTGGAATAAAGCAGGCGGCAAAGTATTGCCAGGGCTGGTTAAGCGTCGCGAAGCCGAACGCAGTTTATTTCTGGCCTGATCATTTTTAACGATGCTGGCCATACATATCGAGTGCGGTCATTTTTGACGGTGCGAGCTGGCGAGGTTTTTTTAAATGGGGTTGTTGTCACGCTGGAAGGTGATCGTTGTGGTGCTGGCTGTTGCTGCCGTCTGGGGTTTTAGCCACTGGCGTTATAGCGCCGGTTATGCTGACGCCGATCAGCACTGGCGTGAAGAGTGGGCGCAGCGTGATGCACGCGACGCCACCGCGCTGGCGCAAAGGCAGACCGAGGGCAGGGCAGAAGAACAACGCCGACAAGGTGAAATTGATGCGATCAGAAAAGAGGCCAGCCAGCAGCTTGCTGGCGTGCAGGCTGATGCCGATCGTGCCCGTGTTGCTTCTCGTGGGTTGCACGACAGGGCCGACAAACTCGCCAGGCGACTGGCAGACCGTGAACGCGCCTGCGGTGCCGGTACTTCCGGCAGAGGCGAGGCAAAAACCAGCGGCGCCGTATTGCTCACCGACCTGTTTAGACGCGCTGATGATCGAGCGGGGGAACTGGCAAGAGAAGCTGACGAAGCAAGAGCCAGAGGGTTAGCCTGTGAAGCCGCATATGACGCGGTTAAAGGGAAGGGTGAATAATGCTTAAGCCTGAACTACTACGCCAGCTTATTAGCGAACATGCGCCATGGCTTCGTGAGAATCCCGATAATCTGGCGGTTTATCTACGTAAGGGCCGGATAGTCAGCACCGGCCAGCGGGCCGCTGCGTTTGAGTATCGTTATACGCTGGAAGTGCTGGTGATGGATTACCCGTATTCTCTGGACACCATCACCGTGCCAGTGCTGGCGTGGGCGCGGTTGTATCAGCCTGATTTATTATTCAACCCTGACAGGCAGCAGAACGGCATGACGTTCGAAGCCGATATCCTGAGTAACAGCACAATGGACGTGCTGATCCAGATTCAGGCTGATGAAGCGGTAATAGTCACACGGGAAGACGGCCAGATCGTTACCCGCCACCGTGCTGACCCTGCACCGGGGCCGGAAATTGGCGCGTGGTCACTGGTATTTAAAGACGAGTTCAGCGGTGAAACATGGCAGGACAACAAACAGATCCCCTCTTCCAGCAATTAGACGACTGGTTAGCCAACGTTGCCGCGCAGCTTTCGCCGGGCCACCGTCGCAAGTTGACCCGCGATGTTTCGATCGGGCTGCGTAAACGCCAGCAAAAGCGTATCGCCAGCCAGAAAGACCCCAGCGGTGAAAGCTACCCCGCCCGCCGCCGCAAAATCCTGCGTACCCAGGGCGGCGTTAAATTCATGTGGAACAATGAGGCCAGGGAGCTACGGAACTGGCGAACCACGGGCAAAGGTGAGAACCGGGCAATAACCGGTTATGACGTGGATCGCGGTGGTCTGCGCACGTTCTATAAGCGCGATATCCAGCGCTATATTGAAATCAATCTCAATCAGTCAAAGCAGAACCACACCCGAAAAGATCCGATGTTCCGCAAGCTGCGCACCGCGCGTTTTCTTAAGGCTTACGGTACGGGAAGCATGGCGGTGGTTGGCTTTCAGGGGCATACCGCAGAGATTGCCAACGTTCACCAGTATGGTGAAGTCGATAACGTGACGCCGGGTGCTCGTACGCGCTACCCGGTGCGTGAACTTCTGGGCATGACTGAGGGGGATTTAGACTGGCTGGCCGATACTGTTGTCGCCTTTATGCAATAGATTTGATTGTCACCCCCCCCCCACAATAGCACTGCGTTGTTTGCGCGCGCGCGACTCCTGATACTGACCGCATAACCCAAAAGCCGAAATGGTTGTAAAGCCTACGGGAAACGGTCAGCACTATGAATTTAAACGAACTTTATCGCCTTATCTGCAATCTCGCCCGTATTGGCACCGTGCTGGAAGTAAACACGGAAAAGTACCTTGCGCGCGTTGAAACAGGCGAAAACACAACAGACTGGATCCGTTGGGCAGTGCCGCGCGCCGGTGAGGCCGTGACGTGGTGGGCGCCGACAGTGGGCGAGCAGGTTTATATTTTATGCCCTTGCGGTGAGATGGAAACGGCATTCATTGCCGGAAGTCTTTACAGCGAAGACGCGCCGCCGCCTGATGCTGGCGCAACCACCTGCGTGATTCTGCACCCGGACGGCGCAAGAATTTCATATGACCCGGAGGCCAGCGCGCTGGTTGTCAGTGGTGTTAAAACGGCAAGTGTCACCGCGTCGGAATCCATTACCGCCACTGTGCCAGTGGTAACAGTCAAAGCAGACACGCGCATAACTCTGGATACGCCGGAAGTGGTTTGCACCAACAAGCTGATCACCGCCACTTTTGAAGTAACGAAAGGCGGCGAACTTAACGGGGCGTTTACCGGAACCATGACACTTAACGGGGTGAAACCTGATGACCATGAGCATGGCAAAGTAGAGTCGGGCGGAAGCTGGACGGAGGGCACGAAATGAGTACCGTCCGCTATAGAGGAATGAATGCCACTACCGGCCAGTCCGTCACTGACAACGACCATATAGCGCAGTCTATCGGCGATATATTGCTAACGCCGATCGGTTCCCGCTTGATGCGCCGTGCCTACGGTTCGCAGCTGTTCAACCTGATAGATCAGCCCGTCAATAATGACATCATAAAATTGCGTGTTATGTCTGCCATCTACAGCGCCCTTTATTTATGGGAGCCGCGGATCTCACTGACCAGTATCACTCTGAGCGCACCGGATGCCGGTCAAGTGGTTGCGACTATCCAGGCCAACCGCACCGATAATCAGACACCTTTTAACGCCGATATCACATTGAGGGGCCAGGCATGAGCGGCACGATCGATTTATCGCAGCTACCGCCGCCCGTGGTGGTTGAACCGCTGGACTTTGAAACCCTTTTTGCGCAGCGCAAAGCTGAGTTTCTGGCGCTTTGTCCAGAAGACCAACGGGAAGAATACGCCCGAACGCTTGAGCTTGAATCTGAGCCGCTCACCATGATGATCGAAGAAAATTGCTACCGCGAATTACTGTTGCGCCAGCGAGTGAATGAAGCGGCCCGCGCGGTGATGTTGGCTTATTCGACTTATAGCGATTTGGATAACCTGGCAGCTAATTTCAACGTTGAACGTCTGACCATCCAGGAAGAGGACGACAGCGTTACCCCGCCGATAGAAGCGGTGATGGAATCCGACGCGGATTTACGCACGCGTACCCAGCAGGCATTTGAAGGTCTGAGTGTTGCAGGTCCAACAGCGGCATATGAATTTTGGGGGCGTTCGGCAGACGGGCGCGTAGCCGATATATCTGCGGTGAGTCCTACGCCTGCCTGCGTCACCGTTTCGGTGCTGTCGCGTGAGGGTGACGGTACGGCCACCGAAGACCTGATCGATGTGGTTGCCGCCGCGCTGAACGATGAAGAAGTGCGCCCGGTAGCCGACAGGGTAACGGTACAGTCAGCGGAGATAGTGCCGTATCAGATTGATGCAACGCTTTACATTTACCCTGGGCCGGAAGCTGAACCCGTGCGGCAGGCATCGGAACAACAGTTACAGGCATACATAGCGGCGCAGAATCGCTTAGGGCGTGATATCCGTCTATCGGCTATCTATGCCGCTCTGCACGTCGAAGGCGTCCAGCGTGTTGAACTGGCGCAGCCTGTTGCCGATATCGTGTTGAGTGACTACCAGGCGTCACATTGCACCGAATACACCATAACGGTGGGTGGTTACGATGAGTAATGACCTGTTACCACCGAGCGCCACCCGAATGGAGCGCATCGCCGCGCGCGTCTGCGCATCGCTGGGTGAAGTGCCGGTGCCGCTGCGTCAGCTGTGGAACCCGTGGACGTGTCGCGCGGATCTGCTGCCCTATCTGGCGTGGGCGTTTTCTGTTGATCGCTGGGATGAAACCTGGCCGACCAACACGAAAAGAAAGGCGGTGGCCGATGCGTTTTACCTGCACAAGTACAAGGGTACAACGGGCGCCATGCGCCGGGTTGTGGAGCCGTTCGGGTACTTCATCCAGGTTAACGAGTGGTGGAGCATTGATACCGATCCCGGCACTTTCACACTGGATATTGGCGTAGAAGACCAGGGCATCAGTGAAGAAACCTATCAGGAGCTTGAACGCCTGATTGCCGATGTAAAACCGTGCAGCCGTCACATGCTGGGAATGTCTTTGCACCTGCAAACAACCGGCGAGCTGTATATCGGCGCGGGCAGTTATTCCGGCGATACGTTGACCGTATACCCGTATTTCCCTGAAACCATAGCCGTGGGTGGTGATGCTTACACCGGGGCGGCAATCCATTTAATTGATACCGTGGAGATCGCAAGTGGCGACTAAATATTTAGCTGTGCTTACCAATGTAGGGGCGGCAAAACTGGCAAATGCCACGGCGTTGGGTGCGCAAGTTGAGATCACCCAGATGGCCGTAGGCGATGGCAACGGCGTGTTACCGACGCCTGACCCGGCGCAAACGGCGCTGGTTCATGAGCTGCGCCGTGCGCCGCTTAACTCGCTAAGCGTCGACCCGAAAAACCCCAGCCAGATTATTGCCGAACAGGTGATCCCCGAAGACGTGGGCGGGTGGTGGATCCGTGAAATCGGCTTGTTTGATAAAGATGGCGATATGATTGCGGTAGCCAACTGCGCGGAAACGTATAAACCACTATTACAGGAAGGCAGCGGGCGCGTGCAGGTTGTGCGCATGATTCTGGTCGTAAGCAGTACCGCCGCAGTAACGCTTAAAATTGATCCTTCCGTGGTACTGGCAACCCGTTCTTACGTTGATTCTCAAATTATCATCGCGAAATCGTATGCCGATGATGTGATAGCTGATCACCTTGCTGAACCTAACCCGCATCCACAATACCTTCTAAGCGCTCAAAACCTTAAGGAAATTGCAGACGCAGGAGCGGCGGCAGTGCAGGCCGCATTAACCAATCTGGGTATTAACGGACTGGCGGCAACGCCTCGTTATCTGGTCAGCAAGGGCACAAACGCCAATGGCTGGTATGAAACTTACAGCGACGGTTTTAAGCGTGTGGGGCAGTCATGGGGAACCAGTAGCCCGCTCGCAATTCCCACACCTGCGCAGGGGGCGAGAGTCAATTTTCCGGTTAGTTTTACTACAAAGCTAGATGGTCTTTACGTGACGGAGAACGGAAACACTTCCAATAGCTTTGAGTTGGCTAACCCGGCAGGACTTGGTTTAACCGGTTTTAATCTGGCAACGGTAGAAATGACGCTTGGATCATCAGTCGTTACCAGCTATGGATCAGTGTTTGCGGGTAATTATGTCGCGGAGGGGTATTAATATGTGGTACTGGAATTCAGCAGACTGCAACGAAGCGTTGCCCGGGCTTTATGACTTAAAAGGCTGCGTGGAGATTGAAGATGATAATCACCCGTTTAAAACCCAGCCAACGCCGGACGGGAAAATATGGGCCAGCGATGCGCAGGGATACCCGCAGCTGATTGATATACCGCCGCCAACTCATGCGGAATTGGTGGTCGAAGCTGACGCCGAAAAGGCGTCGCGAATTGCGGAGGCCAACAGCGTAACCCAGATGTGGCAAACGCAGCTGATGCTAGGGATCATCACTCCAGAGGATAAAGAAAAACTGACCGCGTGGATGGTCTATGCGCAGGCTGTGCAGGCGGTAGACACATCAACCGCGCCAGATATCACCTGGCCGGATAAGCCGGAATAAGTTTTCATTCCGGCACGCATGGCCGGTTTTAACCGTGCTGGCCATGCGTATCGAGTACGGCCACTTTTAACGGTGCTGTAGCATGGTCAGTTATGGCAGTACGACCAGAAGGGAAGCGGGCATAGGCCCGCTTTTCTTACATTGAAAGGTTGGTTTTCACCAGAGAGAAGAGATCGTCAGTAGTCGTTTCGGCCAGCTTTTCCCGTATGTCCTCGCTCACCCGTTTCAGGTTGAGCGTAAAATCAATTTTCCTTGCCTTCCCGTCCTTAAAAAACTCCGCCCGGTTTTGTGTGATCTGCTCAATCACATACATGCCGTATATTTTCCCTGTGCCTTCAATCAACGGCCATGGGCGCCCGGAAAAGGCCATTGTTTCCAGCGTGAATAGAGACACATCACCACCGCTTATTTCGGGGTACAGCGTGCCGCTGAGTGTGAACGGTTCTTCATCGGCGCCGATGAACTGATAGCGCGGAGATTTCCCTACGCGATCGTTTTTGACGTGCCGCCATGAGTTGGTTTTGTTTGAACTCTGGTAAGGCGTGGTTTGCAGTGAAAAGGGGAACATCCCCAAAATCATCATCATGGTATTGCCCTTACGCGTGATCGGTCAGTTGGGAACGCTTGCGCCGGTCGGCCTGCTGTTTCGCTAACGCAAGTTCTTCGCGCACGCGCCTGATAACAGTTTCTTCGTCAAGCACCTGGCCGCTAAAGTCAAAGTTAAGGTTGTACACATCACCACCCGGCGCAGGCATCATCGCAGCAACGTAAGCCGCAGACGGCGACGCCGAAACGGGAACCCGTGCGGCGGGCTTCTGAACCTGCCACGGGGTAACGGAGGAAATCAGCGTACCGGCCTGCTGTGTAACCCAATCTGTAAGGGATGGTAGCTGGCGCTGTGCCTGCTTGACCGGTTCCGAATATCCGCCACGGATCGGGATGTAGGGTTGTTTGTTCTTGAAGACGATTTCGCCCGGACCGTCTTTTTTCTCTGCGGTATTGGTGGCGATCTTATCCAGGCTGCTGCTTATCTTTGGCGCAATATTGGCCGGGCCTTTGAGCGTGTTAATCAGGTTGTCCTGCTTCTTCTGCCCATCGGTTTTTTTCTTCTCTTCGGCTTTTTTGCTTTCCTTCGCTACCGCCTGCACGTCACCAGAAAATGCGTTAACCCTGTCGGCCAGATTGCTGACGGCTTGCGGCGTCATTTGCTGTGCAACCTGCTGCGCTGCTTTTGCCGCGTCGGGAATGGCGCCCAGCTTTTCCAGTATCCAGCCCAGCCCATTGGCTACCGCCTGGATAGGAAGAGTCAATGCGCTGATTGCGGCACCCACTACGCTGCCGAATGTTTCCCCGGCACTGGTACACGCCGCCAGTGCTTCGCTGGAAAACTGGATCGGTTCCAGCAGTTTGGTGAACCACTCCCAGACGCCGCTTATGGCGTTGCCGATACTGTCAAAAAGCGGTGCCAGTGGCGCGAAAACAGCGCTAAAAGCCTGGGTAATGGGTTGCAGGCCAGCCATCAGGCCAGTAAAGAAGCCGCTGAAAAATGCCTGAATGGGTTGCCAGAACTTAATGACGGCCACCGCTGCCGCCGCAAAGAGTGCGATCAGTCCCCAGACCGGGGCGGAAATGCCAGCCAATAGGGTGATCAGTGGACCGAACACCATGCGACCAGCGCTTAACAATGACTGCATAGGAGAACCAGCAAGCCACTGGAAAGCGCCACCAAGGCGCATCACACCGCCAGTCAGCCGGGCTATGCCACCTTCACCGGCCAGCGTGGTGAAGCTGAGGCGGACAAGTGCCATCGGGCCGAGTACCGCGCCTATGGATAACATCAGGCCACCCACAACAACCAGCAGTGCGCCAATGGCTGCGGTGACTTTCATGATTGAGCCGACCAGAACAGGGTTTGCCTCAACCCAACGGCGGACGCTGCCAACCACCTTACTGACGGTAAGCATGATATCCATCAGTGGATCGCGGAGTGTTTCACCAGCTGCGCTAAATGCGTTCACTGCACCGGTTTTGGTCAGTTGCCACTGAGCTGAAAGGGAGGCTTTGTTAATATCAGATTCCCGATTCATGGAACCTTTTGCGGCAGCGCCTTGCGTCAGTTCTATCTGGCGGCGAAGTTCGGGCAGATTGTTGGCAAGTTTTTGCGCATCGTCGCCGAACTCTTTGCCGAAAATCTGGGTAAGGTTGGCGACCTGCTGATCCGGGGCCAGATTTTTGGACGCTTCCAGCACTGAAATGATGGTGCCCATCGCGTCCACTGACATGCTTTTCTGAACCTTTTCAGCACTGAGGCCGAGTGCATCCAGCCCCTGCATGAAGTTTTTACCCTGAACCGTCGCGATCGAAAGTTCGCGCACCATAGCATTGGTTGCGCTGGCGGCGACTTCGGCAGGGGTGCCGAGCGTCAGGAAGGTGGAACCAAGCGCCGCGGCCTGCTTGTAATCCAGTTGGCTGGCAAGCCCGCCAACACGCTGGAGCACGTCGATAATATCAGCGCCTTTCGACTTCGCGTTATCGTCCAGATAGTTGATGGCGTCGCCCAACTGCTCAATATTCTGCGTGGGGATTTTATACAGCCCGGCAATTTTGCCGAGGCTTTCAGAAAGCTGATCGGCAGGAAGTTCGAAGGCAACCGAAGCCTTTGCCGCCATGCTGGCGAAAGATAAAAGATCAGCTTTTTGTTTTGCCCATGGATCATTACTATCAGCGACGCCCATTCGCGCGCCGCCTTCTACCAGCGCTGCGAAATCAACGGAGCCGTTAGCCATCGGCAGCTTTTCGCTGGCATCCATGATCGCCCGCTGCATTTCTTCATACTGCGGGGTGCGGTTCCCGCTGCCGTCACGTAAACCGTTTACCTGTTTAGCGACGCCCTTCATAGCGTCTTCAAGGCTGCTGTAGGATTTAACCGCAGCAGCAACAGGCGCGAGCGTTGCCGCACCCACGGCGGCGGTTTTCATTCCTCCGCCCATCATCTTGCTGCCGGTTTCTTTTGCGCGACTATAGCGGGCCTGTGCCTGGTTAACGGCATCAAGCCGCCGTTGTTGTTCAGCTAACTGGCGGTTGTATTGCGTAGTGCGCTGGTTGATCTGTTCCGTTGCCCGGCTGGCGCTGCTGATCGCAATGCCTTCGCTGTAGAAGCTGGCGCGCAGCTGGTTGAGCTGCGTCTGTTCGCCTTTCTGCTGTTGGGTTAATTGGCGGATGGCCGCACGCTGCTGATTGAGGGCGGCAACCTGTTCGGCACTGCGCTGGCGTAGCGGGCCATAAGCCGCCGCCATGTCACGCGCCTGCTCTTTCGCCTGGGCCAGTTGTTCCGTGGTTTTTTTATTGGCTGCGGTGAGGCGGTCAAAGCTGGTCGCCTGACGTTCAAGCCCTTTAATGCTGGATTTGGTTTGATTGATTTGAGAAGCCAGTGCGGCGGCGCTTTTGCGCGCCGCGTTGACAGGGTTAGACATATTATTCAGGGCGCTGAAAGCGACCTTGATATTTAAATTACGGTCTGCCATTTAGTGATCTCCACCACTGCGAGCAGCCGCCTGATCACGCCATAACAGTATTTCTTCTACCGTCATGGCATCCATTTCTACCGGCCGCCAGTGAAAAATGACGGCGATATCTGCCATCAGGTCTTCTATTCGTTCGCAGGGGCATCGGATGATTGGTTGCCCGTATCCGTCACGCTCTGATCCGAAGATGGTTGCAAAAAATCAACCACCGCGTTGGCTAACTGGCAAAAATCCCAGGTATCCATACGGGCAATTTCATCAGCGGTTAATGCTGGCGCCGTGACGCGAGGCAGAAGAATAACGAGTGCGTCATAGTTGGACGTCAGCACGTCATAGGCTTTCAAGCCGCGCAGTGATCCGGCCTGCTTAAGCACGGAAGTGATCGCCACTTCGGTGATTTTGGTCTTACCGCGTGTAATCGGCGCGGTAAGAATAACGGTATTTTCTTTGGTCTTGCTCATGGTGCCGGGTTTCCTTATAGGCCGATGTTAGCGCGGTGCTTTTCCAGCACGTCCACACCGTCAACTTTGTAGATCATGTTGAGCACATCAATTTCGATAATTTCTTCATTGTTGATGGTCAGCTTGTAATAGGTGTTTTTCAGGGTGTACTTATGCGAAGTATCATCCCCGACTTTTGCGGAACCGGGATCCAGTTCAGTGAAGCGGCCGCGCGTCTGAATTTCGCACGGCACGGCGTCGCCGGTAGCATCATCCTGATAAGATCCCGCAAAGCGCACCTGCATTCCGTCCGCAGTGGTTGCACCCCATTTCTTCATTAGCCCGGCATCCATACCGCCTAACGTGATATCCATATCCAGGGCGCCTGAATCGAAGCCCAGATCAACCGCAACAGAACCCGGCATACCGCCCGCCTGGTAATCTTCGGTTTTTTTGGTGAGTTTGGCGGGGGTAATTTCCGGCACCATGCCGAAGTAATTATCACCGTCAAAGAACACGTTGAAATATTTGAGTTTCTTAGGCAGTGCCATAAGCGCCCCCGGTTAGTTATTCACTGCGCTGGAAAACGTAGCGAAGTAGGTATCAGTAAACGTCTGGATCAGGCTGAGATTTTCCAGCGGCGGAACCGGCGTATAGTCGTAATTAATGGTCAGTTGACCATTGCGCAGAGTTTCAGTCGTGTTCGGTTCCGGGTCGTACCAGCAGCGGGCACCCAATAACTTGCCTTCCGTCACGTAGGCGGTCAGCTTTTTGTTGATACCGTCCACAATGTCCTTAACCAGCGACGGGGTAAGCGGTTTATCAACATAAGAGAAATGGGCCTCTGCGACGGTATCCGCAACAATCTGCGCGGTGCGGGTATAGCTTTCGAAAATGTACGTTTCCGAATCGCAGGTGCGGGATCCCCAGATGCGGTAACCGTCCTGCTTAATCAGCGTAGTAACGCCTGCCGCGTTCAGTTCGTCGGCATCGGTATCGGTGCCCTGTAACGTGAAATAGATATCCCGATCCATCCCCAGCACGTTATTGACAGGCACGTTAGAAATGGTTTTGTGCCAGCCCTGCGTTGCGTCGATTTTGGCGCGCATCCCAACAGCGTGGGCACCTATTGGCACGGTGAGATTGGCCCCGGCGATGGTGTCGTAGCAGATGAAGTTAGGCCAAAGCACCATCATTTCACGCTGTGCGAACTGTTCGCGGTATTCCTTCACTTCGGCGATCGTGTTGCACCCGTTTGCTGCCACGTAAGCAAAGGCGCGCAGCTTTTCGGCAATGACGCCGAGTTGTGCGGCCACCGCTTCCGTATCAAGCCCAGGAACAGCCAGAACACGCGGACGAACGCCTACGCGCATTTCGGCGGATAACAGCGCATACATGCCGGTAAATCGCCCGTTTGCATCGGTGCCGCCGATAACCAGTTGATCCTGTGTCGGTGCGGTGCCACCTTCTGGAGGTTCAATATTTGCAGCATCAGAAACGCGGATAACGATTGTCTGCGGGCTGGTCTGGTCTGAGATTGCTTTAAGGGTGGTAAACAGGGTGCCGGTTTTTCCTGCCTTGCCCAGCATGTTAGCCACGCGGGTGATCAGTACAGGAGTATCCAGCGGGAAAGCGTCTTCGTCTGCATCATCAGCGGTGCAGATAACGCCGATAACCGCCGAATCAATATCGGTGATCATCGTGCTAAGGTCGGTGTTTTCCTTGACGGTTACACCGTGATGGTAGTTAGTGGCCATGTATTTGCCTCGCCAGTTTAATAACTGCGAATATCATTACGGCATTGGCGGACTGATGCGATGAATAAGGGTTGTCGGCAACCTGCAACAATCGCGGGGCGTTGTTCATGCGCGCGCGTGTGGCGACGATGTACCCCATCATGATGAAGGGGTTGAAATGGACACGACAGAAAAACGATATTCACCGCGCCCGGCGTTCAGTATCGAAATTGAGGGTAAGCAACTTACGGCGCTGGATAACCGGTTGATTTCCCTTTCGCTGACCGATAACCGGGGCTTTGAGGCGGACACGCTGGATCTGACTCTGGATGATGCAGACGGGCAGGTAGCATTACCATCACGCGGCGCAAAGATATCGGTGGCGCTGGGCTGGGATAATGATCCGCTGGTTTTTAAGGGTGTGTATACGGTTGATGAAATCGGCCACGCTGGCCCGCCTGACCAGTTAACGATCAGTGCCCGAAGCGCAG
This DNA window, taken from Scandinavium goeteborgense, encodes the following:
- a CDS encoding phage tail sheath subtilisin-like domain-containing protein — its product is MATNYHHGVTVKENTDLSTMITDIDSAVIGVICTADDADEDAFPLDTPVLITRVANMLGKAGKTGTLFTTLKAISDQTSPQTIVIRVSDAANIEPPEGGTAPTQDQLVIGGTDANGRFTGMYALLSAEMRVGVRPRVLAVPGLDTEAVAAQLGVIAEKLRAFAYVAANGCNTIAEVKEYREQFAQREMMVLWPNFICYDTIAGANLTVPIGAHAVGMRAKIDATQGWHKTISNVPVNNVLGMDRDIYFTLQGTDTDADELNAAGVTTLIKQDGYRIWGSRTCDSETYIFESYTRTAQIVADTVAEAHFSYVDKPLTPSLVKDIVDGINKKLTAYVTEGKLLGARCWYDPEPNTTETLRNGQLTINYDYTPVPPLENLSLIQTFTDTYFATFSSAVNN